One Elephas maximus indicus isolate mEleMax1 chromosome X, mEleMax1 primary haplotype, whole genome shotgun sequence DNA segment encodes these proteins:
- the ERAS gene encoding GTPase ERas — protein MALPITHDLGLGTWSPNSQEPHRALARCRGDQKLPEYKAVVVGASGVGKSALTIQLNHHCFVEDHDPTIQDSYWKEVALGCGGYILNVLDTAGQATHRALRDQCVAISDGVLGVFALDDPSSLDQLQQIRATWGPHHAQPLVLVGNKCDLVTTAGDAHVAAAALAQSWGAPFVETSAKTRQGVEEAFALLVREIQRVQEAMAKEAMEGAGGRKARHKKVMCHCGCSVA, from the coding sequence ATGGCACTGCCCATAACCCACGACCTAGGCCTGGGCACATGGAGCCCTAACTCTCAGGAGCCCCACAGGGCTCTGGCACGCTGCAGAGGTGACCAGAAGCTGCCTGAGTACAAGGCAGTGGTGGTGGGTGCAAGTGGTGTGGGCAAGAGTGCGCTGACCATCCAGCTCAACCACCACTGCTTTGTGGAGGACCACGACCCAACGATCCAGGATTCCTACTGGAAGGAGGTGGCTCTCGGCTGTGGGGGCTACATCCTAAATGTGTTGGACACAGCAGGACAGGCAACTCATAGAGCCCTTCGTGACCAGTGCGTGGCTATCAGTGATGGTGTGCTGGGTGTCTTCGCCCTCGATGACCCCTCCTCTTTGGACCAGCTGCAGCAAATACGGGCCACCTGGGGCCCTCACCATGCCCAGCCTCTTGTCCTGGTGGGCAACAAGTGTGACCTCGTGACCACCGCTGGAGATGCTCATGTTGCTGCTGCAGCTCTCGCCCAGAGCTGGGGGGCCCCCTTCGTGGAGACCTCGGCCAAGACACGCCAAGGTGTAGAGGAGGCCTTTGCTCTGCTTGTCCGTGAGATCCAGAGAGTCCAGGAGGCAATGGCAAAAGAGGCCATGGAAGGAGCAGGTGGGCGTAAGGCCCGGCACAAGAAGGTCATGTGCCACTGTGGCTGCTCTGTGGCTTGA